A genomic stretch from Arachis stenosperma cultivar V10309 chromosome 3, arast.V10309.gnm1.PFL2, whole genome shotgun sequence includes:
- the LOC130970447 gene encoding V-type proton ATPase subunit E2-like, protein MKDADVSKQIQQMIKFIRQEAEEKANEISVTAEEEFNIEKLQLLEAEKKKIKQEYERKSKQIDVRRKIEYSMQLNASRIKVLQAQDDTVNAMKEASRKALSRLANDKKVYRKLLRDLILQGLVRMREPSVIIRCRESDKKIIESLIEECKKDYMDKMRLQQPPKITIDERVYLPPPKNGNAADSLEPFCNGGVVMASEDGKIVLENTLDARLDVIFRHKLPEIRKRLLG, encoded by the exons atgaagGATGCGGATGTATCAAAGCAGATCCAGCAGATGATTAAGTTCATCCGCCAAGAAGCCGAGGAAAAAGCTAACGAAATTTCGGTTACAGCCGAGGAG GAATTCAACATTGAGAAACTACAATTACTTGAGGCTGAGAAGAAAAAGATCAAACAGGAATACGAGCGGAAAAGCAAACAAATCGATGTTCGTAGAAAGAT TGAATACTCGATGCAGTTGAATGCATCGCGTATAAAAGTGCTTCAAGCACAAGATGACACCGTGAATGCAATGAAGGAAGCTTCTAGAAAGGCTCTCTCACGTCTCGCTAATGATAAGAAAGTTTACAGGAAACTCCTCAGGGACTTGATTCtgcag GGTTTAGTGAGGATGAGGGAACCATCGGTGATAATAAGATGCAGAGAGAGTGATAAGAAGATAATTGAGTCATTGATTGAGGAATGCAAGAAAGATTACATGGATAAAATGCGCCTCCAGCAACCACCTAAGATCACCATTGATGAGCGTGTTTATCTCCCACCACCTAAAAATGGCAACGCCGCCGATTCTCTTGAACCTTTTTG CAATGGAGGAGTAGTAATGGCTTCGGAGGATGGGAAGATAGTGCTGGAGAACACCCTTGATGCACGCTTGGATGTTATTTTTCGCCACAAATTGCCTGag ATTCGGAAACGCTTGTTAGGTTGA
- the LOC130970354 gene encoding probable nucleolar protein 5-1, producing MLVLFETPAGFALFKVLDEGKLSKIQDLWKDFSTAEAARQVVKLKAFSKFENTSEALEAATLLIDGKASKGLRKFLRAHCGKDTLAVADSKLGNAIKEKLQIDCVHNNAVMELMRGVRNQLTELISGLAVQDMAPMSLGLSHSLSRYKLKFSAEKVDTMIVQAIGLLDDLDKELNTYAMRVREWYGWHFPELTKIIQDNIQYARAVKLMGDRVNAASLDFSEILPEEVEAELKEASVISMGTEIGELDLANIRELCDQVLSLSEYRAQLFDYLKSRMNTIAPNLTALVGELVGARLIAHGGSLLNLAKQPGSTVQILGAEKALFRALKTKHATPKYGLIYHASLIGQAAPKFKGKISRSLAAKSALAIRCDALGDGQDNTMGLENRAKLEARLRNLEGKELGRFGGSAKGKPKIEAYDKDRKKGAGGLITPAKTYNPSADSVIGQLASAMDEDTQQPSTDKKKEKKEKKEKKKKEKEKNEEDKETLQADGDADEEPVKKEKKKKKKDSTEDAELQNGDKDAGEKKKKRKKHEEQEEPAEMPSKKKGKKKKSED from the exons aTGCTCGTGCTATTCGAAACTCCTGCGGGCTTTGCCCTATTCAAGGTTCTTGATGAAGGGAAGCTCTCTAAG ATACAGGACTTATGGAAAGACTTTTCCACTGCAGAGGCTGCTAGACAG GTGGTCAAGTTGAAAGCTTTTTCCAAGTTTGAGAATACTTCGGAAGCTTTGGAGGCTGCTACTCTGTTGATTGATGGTAAAGCCAGCAAGGGTCTGCGCAAGTTCCTGCGCGCTCATTGTGGCAAAGATACATTAGCTGTTGCTGATTCGAAGCTTGGGAATGCAATTAAGGAGAAATTG CAAATTGATTGTGTTCACAACAATGCTGTTATGGAGTTGATGAGAGGAGTTAGAAATCAGTTAACTGAACTCATATCTGGTCTAGCTGTACAAGATATGGCACCTATGAGCTTGGGTTTATCTCATAGCTTATCAAGATATAAACTTAAGTTTAGTGCTGAGAAG GTGGATACCATGATTGTCCAGGCCATTGGCTTACTTGATGATCTTGATAAAGAGTTGAATACATATGCCATGAGGGTTCGAGAATGGTATGGTTGGCATTTTCCAGAGCTTACAAAAATTATTCAGGATAACATCCAATATGCAAGGGCAGTCAAGTTGATGGGTGATCGTGTTAATGCTGCAAGTCTTGATTTCTCTGAG ATTTTGCCAGAGGAAGTTGAGGCAGAATTGAAGGAAGCCTCCGTGATATCTATGGGAACTGAAATTGGTGAGCTTGATCTGGCAAATATCAGAGAACTCTGTGATCAGGTTTTGTCTCTTTCAGAGTACAGAGCTCAACTCTTTGATTATCTGAAAAGTAGGATGAACACCATTGCTCCCAATTTGACTGCTCTGGTTGGTGAGCTCGTTGGTGCTCGTCTCATTGCTCATGGAGGTAGCTTGCTAAATCTTGCGAAGCAGCCTGGTAGTACTGTCCAGATTCTTGGGGCTGAGAAGGCTCTCTTTAGGGCACTGAAGACTAAGCATGCAACTCCCAAGTATGGTCTTATTTATCATGCATCCTTGATTGGTCAGGCCGCTCCAAAGTTCAAGGGAAAGATCTCTCGGTCACTTGCTGCAAAGTCAGCATTGGCCATTAGGTGTGATGCTCTTGGAGATGGTCAAGATAACACCATGGGATTGGAGAACAGAGCGAAG CTTGAAGCACGGTTGAGAAACCTTGAAGGCAAAGAATTAGGTCGTTTTGGTGGTTCTGCTAAGGGGAAGCCCAAGATTGAGGCATATGACAAGGATAGAAAGAAAGGAGCTGGTGGATTAATAACCCCGGCAAAG ACATACAATCCTTCAGCAGATTCAGTTATTGGGCAATTGGCTTCTGCTATGGATGAAGATACCCAACAGCCTTCTACtgataaaaagaaagaaaagaaagaaaagaaagaaaagaagaaaaaggagaaggagaaaaatgaaGAGGATAAAGAAACTTTGCAAGCTGATGGGGATGCTGACGAGGagccagtgaagaaggaaaagaagaaaaagaagaaggattCTACTGAGGATGCCGAGTTGCAGAATGGAGACAAGGATGCGggtgaaaagaagaaaaagaggaaaaagcaCGAAGAGCAAGAAGAACCAGCTGAAATGCCAAgcaaaaagaaagggaaaaagaagaaaagtgaGGACTAA